A region from the Lysobacter sp. BMK333-48F3 genome encodes:
- a CDS encoding GMC family oxidoreductase produces MSIVTPPGGFDAVIVGSGIAGSIVAYQLGKQGKKVLILEGGPPVPKSREEYMQTFYMANAKTPESPYPPVNQGAAGANNALGQPNPSSLNTPRYTVLQINSWQDPGISYFTYFAQPNNVTPDSPELTFAFGSSYERVAGGTTWHWLGTSLMNLPNDFRLKSQYGQGVDWPGGSQFFRRLLPYYRKAADVIGVSADKQAMVDLYKTFGVESDGVYGDNYDYPMPGIIESMNDALYAQKVGALKVDNIPLFVTPTPQGRNSRPGNRRQCAGNTNCIPICPIQAKYDGTVTLAQALQTGNVQIQYQSVASNIRLDGDKVSGIDYITYDTQTGPATGTGTATAKRYVLAAHAIETPKLLLMSNRNPGWNRGVANSSDQVGRNLMDHVMYLAWGLSKDPIYAFRGPLSTAGIEALRDGAFRSQRAAYRIEIGNEGWNWATNDPNTTLADFVFGQNNAQLNGDSVNQQNQPLRFNPALPAFSKLFGTQLVQTLNAIYVRQLRLGYLIEQLPDPDNRVQLSNLRDHLGLPRPSVTYRIRDNYVREAFVSAKKVSTQIFGALGAKEYTQLPGPVKMHGFNVTPSTFEYKGDRFTFYGAGHIIGTYRMGATPRDSVLNPRQQSWDHSNLYMVGSGVFPTTATANPTLTIAALALQAADNILQDLASTQSEDVSYHPGIADATAPAFAPDRPS; encoded by the coding sequence ATGAGCATCGTCACGCCTCCCGGCGGCTTCGACGCGGTGATCGTCGGTTCCGGCATCGCCGGTTCGATCGTCGCCTACCAGCTCGGCAAGCAAGGCAAGAAGGTGTTGATCCTCGAAGGCGGGCCGCCGGTGCCCAAGAGCCGCGAGGAATACATGCAGACCTTCTACATGGCCAACGCCAAGACTCCGGAATCGCCGTATCCGCCGGTCAATCAGGGCGCGGCCGGCGCCAACAACGCGCTCGGCCAGCCCAATCCGTCCAGCCTCAACACGCCGCGCTACACGGTGCTGCAGATCAACTCCTGGCAGGACCCGGGAATCAGCTATTTCACCTACTTCGCCCAGCCCAACAACGTCACCCCGGACAGCCCGGAGCTGACCTTCGCCTTCGGCAGTTCCTACGAGCGCGTCGCCGGCGGCACCACCTGGCACTGGTTGGGCACGTCGCTGATGAACCTGCCCAACGACTTCCGGCTCAAGAGCCAGTACGGCCAAGGCGTCGACTGGCCGGGCGGTTCGCAGTTCTTCCGCCGGCTGCTGCCGTACTACCGCAAGGCGGCGGACGTGATCGGGGTGTCCGCCGACAAGCAGGCGATGGTCGATCTGTACAAGACCTTCGGCGTCGAATCCGACGGCGTCTACGGCGACAACTACGACTACCCGATGCCGGGCATCATCGAATCGATGAACGACGCGCTGTACGCGCAGAAGGTCGGCGCGCTGAAGGTCGACAATATCCCGCTGTTCGTCACCCCGACGCCGCAGGGGCGCAATTCGCGTCCCGGCAACCGCCGCCAGTGCGCCGGCAACACCAACTGCATCCCGATCTGCCCGATCCAGGCCAAGTACGACGGCACCGTGACCCTGGCTCAGGCCCTGCAGACCGGCAACGTGCAGATCCAGTACCAGTCGGTGGCCAGCAACATTCGCCTCGACGGCGACAAGGTCAGCGGCATCGACTACATCACCTACGACACCCAGACCGGACCGGCGACCGGCACCGGCACCGCGACCGCCAAGCGCTATGTGCTGGCCGCGCACGCGATCGAGACGCCCAAACTGCTGTTGATGTCCAACCGCAACCCGGGCTGGAACCGCGGCGTCGCCAACAGCTCCGACCAGGTCGGCCGCAACCTGATGGACCATGTGATGTACCTGGCCTGGGGCCTGTCCAAGGACCCGATCTATGCCTTCCGCGGCCCGCTGTCGACCGCGGGCATCGAGGCGCTGCGCGACGGCGCGTTCCGCAGCCAGCGCGCGGCCTACCGGATCGAGATCGGCAACGAGGGCTGGAACTGGGCAACCAACGATCCCAATACCACCCTGGCCGATTTCGTCTTCGGCCAGAACAACGCCCAGTTGAACGGCGATTCGGTCAACCAGCAGAACCAGCCGCTGCGCTTCAATCCGGCCTTGCCGGCGTTCAGCAAGCTGTTCGGCACCCAGCTGGTGCAGACCCTCAATGCGATCTACGTGCGCCAGTTGCGCCTGGGCTATCTGATCGAGCAACTGCCCGACCCGGACAATCGCGTGCAGCTGTCGAACCTGCGCGACCACCTCGGCCTGCCGCGGCCGTCGGTGACCTATCGCATCCGCGACAACTATGTGCGCGAGGCCTTCGTCTCGGCCAAGAAAGTGTCGACTCAGATCTTCGGCGCGCTCGGCGCCAAGGAATACACCCAGCTGCCGGGTCCGGTGAAGATGCACGGTTTCAACGTCACCCCCAGCACGTTCGAGTACAAGGGCGACCGCTTCACCTTCTACGGCGCCGGCCACATCATCGGCACCTACCGCATGGGCGCCACGCCGCGCGACTCGGTGCTCAACCCGCGCCAGCAGTCCTGGGACCATTCCAATCTGTACATGGTCGGCAGCGGCGTGTTCCCGACCACCGCCACCGCCAACCCGACCCTGACCATCGCCGCGCTGGCGCTGCAGGCGGCCGACAACATCCTGCAAGACCTCGCGTCCACGCAGAGCGAGGACGTCTCGTATCACCCCGGCATCGCCGACGCGACTGCTCCGGCCTTCGCCCCGGATCGGCCCTCGTAG
- a CDS encoding response regulator transcription factor, whose translation MIRVFAVDAQPLIRAGLRWIAQEAGDIAVVGEADRGEAALRAVFEVEIDLVVCSTQLPDIDGVDFLHRLPGRPWVLALAAAHDGVLPKHLFAAGARGYLSYGCALATVARAVREVAAGRRYLDDGLASRVLFGESPFDRLSARELEIARMTARGHGIQHIALALGLVDSTVRTHRSRLFNKLGVRSDAGLTRLALEHGLLL comes from the coding sequence GTGATCCGGGTATTCGCCGTCGACGCCCAGCCCCTGATCCGCGCCGGATTGCGCTGGATCGCACAGGAGGCCGGCGACATCGCCGTGGTCGGCGAGGCCGACCGCGGCGAGGCGGCGCTGCGCGCGGTGTTCGAGGTCGAGATCGACCTGGTGGTGTGCTCGACCCAGTTGCCGGACATCGACGGCGTCGATTTCCTGCACCGGCTGCCGGGGCGGCCCTGGGTGCTGGCGCTGGCCGCGGCCCACGACGGCGTCCTGCCCAAGCATTTGTTCGCCGCCGGCGCGCGCGGCTATCTGTCCTACGGCTGCGCGCTGGCGACGGTCGCGCGCGCGGTGCGCGAAGTCGCCGCGGGCCGGCGCTATCTCGACGACGGCCTCGCCAGCCGGGTGCTGTTCGGCGAATCGCCGTTCGACCGGCTCAGCGCGCGCGAGCTGGAGATCGCCCGCATGACCGCGCGCGGCCACGGCATCCAGCACATCGCCCTGGCGCTCGGCCTGGTCGATTCGACCGTGCGCACCCACCGCTCGCGCCTGTTCAACAAGCTCGGCGTGCGCAGCGACGCGGGGCTGACCCGGCTGGCGCTGGAACACGGGCTGCTGCTGTGA
- a CDS encoding efflux RND transporter periplasmic adaptor subunit: MNRTASPGPVLRLTVAAAVSAALFGALAGCNRSTAATAPAASLPQVLTVAAKAADPAFELALPARALAGESAQIYARATGFVSERKAELGDRVAAGQVLATISAPEIDQAVREARAVLAQASADQELAKVNYDRAQALIGTGAVSKEYFSDRKGHYDVAVAARSAAQARLTSALERQSFQAVRAPFAGVVVARNIERGDRVVGDSAAAAAPMFEIAVLDPLRVVVDVPQNVALQIRNGLEAEVGFAELPGQRFKAQVVRSARTLSREAGAMRTELLLPNPDSRIPAGMVGTARLQLPRPAPAVILPVSTVIQRAAGAQVATLAADSTLAFRSVVLGRNLGNDIEVLAGIAPGDTVVLAPNALLADGNKVQAKPLPAAKKS; the protein is encoded by the coding sequence ATGAACCGCACTGCCTCCCCCGGTCCCGTGTTGCGCCTGACCGTCGCCGCCGCCGTGTCGGCGGCCCTGTTCGGCGCGCTCGCCGGCTGCAACCGCAGCACCGCCGCGACCGCGCCGGCGGCGAGCTTGCCGCAGGTGCTGACCGTCGCCGCCAAGGCTGCCGATCCGGCCTTCGAGCTGGCCCTGCCGGCGCGCGCGCTGGCCGGCGAATCGGCGCAGATCTACGCCCGCGCCACCGGCTTCGTCAGCGAGCGCAAGGCCGAACTCGGCGACCGGGTCGCCGCCGGCCAGGTGCTGGCGACGATCTCGGCGCCGGAAATCGACCAGGCGGTGCGCGAGGCGCGCGCGGTGCTGGCCCAGGCCAGCGCCGACCAGGAACTGGCCAAGGTCAACTACGACCGCGCCCAGGCGCTGATCGGCACCGGCGCGGTGTCGAAGGAGTACTTCAGCGATCGCAAGGGCCATTACGACGTCGCCGTCGCCGCGCGCAGCGCGGCCCAGGCGCGGCTGACCTCGGCGCTGGAGCGGCAGTCGTTCCAGGCCGTGCGCGCACCGTTCGCCGGGGTGGTGGTGGCGCGCAACATCGAGCGCGGCGATCGCGTGGTCGGCGATTCGGCCGCCGCCGCGGCGCCGATGTTCGAGATCGCGGTACTCGACCCGCTGCGGGTGGTGGTCGACGTGCCGCAGAACGTCGCCCTGCAGATCCGCAACGGCCTGGAAGCGGAAGTCGGCTTCGCCGAGCTGCCTGGGCAGCGCTTCAAGGCCCAGGTCGTGCGCAGCGCGCGCACGCTGTCGCGCGAAGCCGGGGCGATGCGCACCGAATTGCTGCTGCCCAACCCCGACAGCCGCATCCCCGCCGGCATGGTCGGCACTGCGCGCCTGCAGCTGCCGCGTCCGGCGCCGGCGGTGATCCTGCCGGTCTCGACCGTGATCCAGCGCGCCGCCGGCGCCCAGGTCGCCACGCTCGCTGCCGATTCGACCCTGGCCTTCCGCAGCGTCGTGCTCGGCCGCAACCTCGGCAACGACATCGAAGTGCTGGCCGGCATCGCGCCCGGCGACACGGTGGTCCTGGCCCCGAACGCGCTGCTCGCCGACGGCAACAAGGTGCAGGCCAAGCCGCTGCCGGCGGCGAAGAAGTCGTGA
- a CDS encoding plasmid replication/partition related protein yields the protein MNIVVNEDLKAYIDPLTAEEYAALERSLLAEGCRDALVLWGDVLVDGHNRYGICKKHGLPFQTVQNPRFQSMEDVYLWMIDQHLGRRSVSDFQRGVLALRKREILAERASAKASAAMAAPAPIPPPASPDDDQAPWDPPAEGEAAPATAAATAAPAAPAVAARKQRSEIAREARLSSAQVGLIETIHKQAAPEVVAAVKSGGLSINAAAAVATLPEEEQRAAALAGNSELKEAAKRVRASKRKPRENAEEDAEEAADAGRDEEKRILLRRVAELSAENDALKRENAELRAQLAVSEIAAGA from the coding sequence ATGAACATCGTCGTCAACGAAGACCTCAAGGCCTATATCGACCCGCTGACCGCGGAGGAATACGCCGCGCTGGAGCGCAGCCTGCTCGCCGAGGGCTGCCGCGACGCCCTGGTGCTGTGGGGCGACGTGCTGGTCGACGGCCACAACCGCTACGGCATCTGCAAGAAGCACGGCCTGCCGTTCCAGACCGTGCAGAACCCGCGCTTCCAATCGATGGAAGACGTCTACCTGTGGATGATCGACCAGCACCTGGGCCGCCGCAGCGTGTCCGACTTCCAGCGCGGCGTGCTGGCGCTGCGCAAGCGCGAGATCCTGGCCGAGCGCGCCAGCGCCAAGGCCAGCGCGGCGATGGCCGCGCCGGCGCCGATCCCGCCGCCGGCCTCGCCCGACGACGACCAGGCGCCGTGGGATCCGCCCGCCGAGGGCGAAGCCGCACCGGCGACGGCCGCAGCCACAGCCGCACCGGCGGCGCCGGCCGTCGCCGCGCGCAAGCAGCGCAGCGAGATCGCCCGCGAGGCGCGGCTGAGCAGCGCCCAGGTCGGTCTGATCGAAACCATCCACAAGCAGGCCGCGCCGGAAGTGGTGGCCGCGGTGAAGTCCGGCGGCTTGTCGATCAATGCCGCCGCTGCGGTGGCGACCCTGCCGGAAGAGGAACAGCGCGCCGCCGCGCTGGCCGGCAACAGCGAGCTCAAGGAAGCGGCCAAGCGGGTGCGCGCGTCCAAGCGCAAGCCGCGCGAGAACGCCGAGGAGGACGCCGAAGAGGCGGCCGACGCGGGCCGCGACGAAGAGAAGCGGATCCTGCTGCGCCGGGTCGCCGAACTCAGCGCCGAGAAC
- a CDS encoding type IV secretion system protein: MDWMQWDALAAGIGDFVFFRLIDEYFRAEIDRFGLQLMARAMAWASAVALSLVTLWILVAGYRIVTGRSRESMPALVADLSRIAVIVAVATGMSLSGVRLHEFLTVDLDREIHELFTGIEGRTAAQSIDENLAYAQVAMDAIDAVQVVEGDQALREEKARALLFAGFGAAGPAMTAAAMLLLYKFGIAVFIGLGPLFVLCLIFEQTRELFRRWLLYGIGTLFSMATLSVVTAMATKLMGKIAVAFWVSKLAGGLPGLDAEGMSTLALQQGGIGLILTVFIVVAPPASALFFNGTLGQFQAHSAFAGHPAGATHSGAAPMPAMPPATSATERAPAEPIRTSSPSSSRIAAGAP; the protein is encoded by the coding sequence ATGGACTGGATGCAATGGGATGCGCTCGCAGCTGGCATCGGCGACTTCGTGTTCTTCCGTCTGATCGACGAGTACTTCCGCGCCGAGATCGACCGCTTCGGCCTGCAGCTGATGGCGCGGGCGATGGCCTGGGCCAGCGCGGTCGCATTGAGCCTGGTCACGCTGTGGATCCTGGTCGCCGGCTACCGCATCGTTACCGGGCGCTCGCGCGAATCGATGCCGGCCCTGGTCGCGGATCTGAGCCGGATCGCGGTGATCGTCGCGGTCGCCACCGGCATGTCGTTGTCGGGCGTGCGGCTGCACGAGTTCCTCACCGTCGACCTGGACCGCGAGATCCACGAGCTGTTCACCGGCATCGAAGGCCGCACCGCGGCGCAGAGCATCGACGAGAACCTGGCCTATGCCCAGGTCGCGATGGACGCGATCGATGCGGTGCAGGTGGTCGAGGGCGATCAGGCGCTGCGCGAAGAGAAGGCGCGCGCGCTGCTGTTCGCCGGCTTCGGCGCCGCCGGCCCGGCCATGACCGCGGCGGCGATGCTGCTGCTGTACAAGTTCGGCATCGCGGTGTTCATCGGCCTGGGACCGCTGTTCGTGCTGTGCCTGATCTTCGAGCAGACCCGCGAGCTGTTCCGGCGTTGGCTGCTGTACGGCATCGGCACCCTGTTCTCGATGGCGACCTTGAGCGTGGTCACGGCGATGGCCACCAAGCTGATGGGCAAGATCGCGGTGGCGTTCTGGGTGAGCAAGCTCGCCGGCGGCCTGCCCGGGCTGGACGCCGAGGGCATGAGCACCCTGGCCCTGCAGCAGGGCGGGATCGGCCTGATCCTGACCGTCTTCATCGTCGTCGCGCCGCCGGCGTCGGCCTTGTTCTTCAACGGCACCCTGGGGCAGTTCCAGGCCCATTCGGCGTTCGCCGGCCACCCGGCCGGCGCGACCCACAGCGGCGCCGCGCCGATGCCGGCGATGCCGCCGGCGACCAGCGCGACCGAGCGAGCGCCTGCCGAACCCATCCGCACCTCGTCGCCGTCCTCGTCGCGCATCGCCGCGGGGGCGCCGTGA
- a CDS encoding DUF4189 domain-containing protein → MIRLPTRPWTIALSLAVACLSGRAHGEGVCPPGMLPYRTGNEQACAPAPPGYYPEPAAPREVWGSRWGAIALDGARGAIGTAHGAPSKREARREALDHCAAQGGQDCAIQLVYSNQCVAVAISDRRVFVLPSELKEDAVERALHECRARAEANCRSHYAACSLPLRVR, encoded by the coding sequence GTGATCCGCCTGCCGACGCGGCCGTGGACGATCGCGCTGAGCCTGGCCGTCGCCTGCCTGTCCGGCCGCGCGCACGGCGAGGGCGTCTGCCCGCCCGGCATGCTGCCCTACCGCACCGGCAATGAGCAGGCCTGCGCGCCGGCGCCGCCCGGCTACTACCCCGAGCCGGCCGCGCCGCGCGAGGTCTGGGGCTCGCGCTGGGGCGCGATCGCGCTCGACGGCGCGCGCGGCGCGATCGGCACCGCGCACGGTGCGCCGAGCAAGCGCGAGGCGCGACGCGAGGCGCTCGACCACTGCGCCGCGCAGGGCGGCCAGGACTGCGCGATCCAGCTGGTCTACAGCAACCAATGCGTCGCGGTGGCGATCAGCGACCGCCGGGTGTTCGTGTTGCCGTCGGAACTCAAGGAGGACGCGGTCGAACGCGCCCTGCACGAATGCCGCGCCCGCGCCGAAGCGAACTGCCGCTCGCACTACGCCGCCTGCAGTCTGCCGCTGCGGGTGCGATGA
- a CDS encoding efflux RND transporter permease subunit: MWIVQYALSRRYTIGVLAILILLFGVLSARKMPTDILPEVGIPSVNLVWTYSGLPAADVAAKMTSFSEAAILNTVDDLKEVRSETINGASIVRIEFQPTVSLDRALVQITAVSQTILRRMPPGTSPPLVVRNNVSSTPVLQLVLSSDSLTEAQLYDYARLQLRSQIQTIPGIRMTLPYGGAPRQIMVDLDPAKLQTYGLTPADVTGALERGSPTLPSGAIREGRREMQISIDTSPATAAEFLDIPVAMRAGTVVYVRDVASVRDGGALQTNVARMDGSSAVSVALIKLGGASAVEIVRAVRERLPEIEASAPPGTRIHAIFDQSVFVDNAIGSIQHEAILVGLLVALVVLVFIGSWRSSLIVLSAIPLALLASVAMLHLLGYTFNVMTLGGLALAIGILVDNAVVDVENTNRNIALGKDVRTAILDSAREVVFPEMVSTISICIVLTPILLMTGLSAWVFAPLALAVIFAMLASFLLSRTLIPVLCYLLLPADIRSRANPRWAPEKLLLGINHKVEHVLDSLRDKHHALLVRLGHHGGLLAAAALLVFALGAGAAMSLGREYFPQVDAGQLRLQVRLPTGTRLEETAAKLSQIQREIRAIIPADELQTVYEQIGVPDAINLSLVDSTVVGSFEAEIMLQLRSPHANSHDYLVKIRQRIAERFPDVKLFERPPDATSRTLAGSAAAAFEVRLIGRDVPGNMALAREIEQRLHQVPGAVDISLRQVLDLPEYQVRIDRTRAAQLGLDPQQAARAVLAVLGSAGTVSPVYWTDTVNAIAYTVQVQAPINDLRDIDALLNSPLRIGPNGEAVLLRNIATVIPRQVPASIARTTLAPTISVIANVQGTDLGSVYDRLSAITGELDGKLKPGNRIEIVGQAGEMQSAYGELAAGLLMSAVLVFLVLVVNFQSWIQPAVAMSGLPIAIAGAAIGLFVTGTPLSVPALMGVMMVIGVSTANSVLVTSFARSLIADGHDPELAAYESAAVRLRPVLMTASAMVLGIVPMAIGLGDGGEQNAPLGRAVIGGLLFGTPATLILVPSILAVLGRRRKPAAPVASDDIAVPAAPAGVAP, from the coding sequence ATGTGGATAGTCCAATACGCCCTCAGCCGTCGCTACACGATCGGCGTGCTGGCGATCCTGATCCTGCTGTTCGGCGTGCTGTCGGCGCGCAAGATGCCGACCGACATCCTGCCGGAAGTCGGCATTCCCTCGGTCAATCTGGTGTGGACCTATAGCGGCCTGCCTGCGGCCGACGTCGCCGCCAAGATGACCTCGTTCTCCGAGGCGGCGATCCTCAATACCGTCGACGATCTCAAGGAAGTCCGTTCGGAAACGATCAACGGCGCCAGCATCGTGCGCATCGAGTTCCAGCCCACGGTCAGCCTGGACCGCGCGCTGGTGCAGATCACCGCGGTCTCGCAGACCATCCTGCGGCGCATGCCGCCGGGCACTTCGCCGCCGCTGGTGGTGCGCAACAACGTCTCCTCCACCCCGGTGCTGCAACTGGTGCTGTCGTCCGACTCGCTGACCGAGGCGCAGCTGTACGACTACGCGCGCCTGCAGCTGCGCTCGCAGATCCAGACCATCCCCGGCATCCGCATGACCCTGCCCTACGGCGGCGCGCCGCGGCAGATCATGGTCGACCTGGACCCGGCCAAGCTGCAGACCTACGGCCTGACCCCGGCCGACGTCACCGGCGCGCTCGAACGCGGCAGTCCGACCCTGCCCTCCGGCGCGATCCGCGAAGGCCGGCGCGAGATGCAGATCTCGATCGACACCAGTCCGGCGACCGCAGCCGAATTCCTCGACATCCCGGTGGCGATGCGCGCCGGCACCGTGGTCTACGTGCGCGACGTCGCCTCGGTGCGCGACGGCGGCGCGCTGCAGACCAATGTCGCGCGCATGGACGGCTCCAGCGCGGTGTCGGTGGCGCTGATCAAGCTCGGCGGCGCCTCGGCGGTGGAGATCGTGCGCGCGGTGCGCGAGCGCCTGCCCGAGATCGAGGCCTCGGCGCCGCCGGGCACGCGGATCCACGCGATCTTCGACCAGTCGGTGTTCGTCGACAACGCGATCGGCTCGATCCAGCACGAGGCGATCCTGGTCGGCCTGCTGGTCGCGCTGGTGGTGCTGGTGTTCATCGGCTCCTGGCGCTCCAGCCTGATCGTGCTGTCGGCGATCCCGCTGGCGCTGCTGGCCTCGGTGGCGATGCTGCACCTGCTCGGCTACACCTTCAACGTCATGACTCTGGGCGGGCTGGCGCTGGCGATCGGCATCCTGGTCGACAACGCGGTGGTCGACGTGGAGAACACCAACCGCAACATCGCCCTGGGCAAGGACGTGCGCACCGCGATCCTCGACAGCGCGCGCGAAGTGGTGTTCCCGGAGATGGTCTCGACCATTTCGATCTGCATCGTGCTTACGCCCATCCTGCTGATGACCGGCCTGTCGGCCTGGGTGTTCGCCCCGCTGGCGCTGGCGGTGATCTTCGCCATGCTGGCCTCGTTCCTGCTCTCGCGCACCCTGATTCCGGTGCTGTGCTACCTGCTGCTGCCGGCCGACATCCGAAGCCGGGCCAATCCGCGCTGGGCACCGGAAAAGCTGCTGCTGGGCATCAACCACAAGGTCGAGCACGTCCTCGACTCGCTGCGCGACAAGCACCACGCCCTGCTGGTCCGGCTCGGCCACCACGGCGGCCTGCTCGCCGCCGCGGCGCTGCTGGTGTTCGCGCTCGGCGCCGGCGCGGCGATGTCGCTGGGACGCGAGTACTTCCCCCAGGTCGACGCCGGCCAGCTGCGCCTGCAGGTGCGCCTGCCGACCGGCACCCGGCTGGAGGAAACCGCGGCCAAACTCAGCCAGATCCAGCGCGAGATCCGCGCGATCATTCCGGCCGACGAGCTGCAGACCGTGTACGAGCAGATCGGCGTGCCCGACGCGATCAACCTGTCGCTGGTCGACAGCACCGTGGTCGGCTCGTTCGAGGCCGAGATCATGCTGCAGCTGCGCTCGCCGCACGCCAACAGCCACGACTATCTGGTCAAGATCCGCCAGCGCATCGCCGAGCGCTTCCCCGATGTCAAGCTGTTCGAGCGTCCGCCGGACGCGACCAGCCGGACGCTGGCCGGCTCGGCCGCGGCCGCGTTCGAAGTGCGCCTGATCGGCCGCGATGTGCCCGGCAACATGGCCCTGGCGCGCGAAATCGAACAGCGCCTGCACCAGGTTCCCGGCGCGGTCGACATCTCGCTGCGCCAGGTGCTGGACCTGCCCGAGTACCAGGTGCGGATCGACCGTACCCGCGCCGCCCAGCTCGGTCTGGACCCGCAGCAGGCCGCGCGTGCGGTGTTGGCGGTGCTCGGCTCGGCCGGCACGGTGTCGCCGGTGTACTGGACCGACACCGTCAACGCGATCGCCTACACCGTGCAGGTGCAGGCGCCGATCAACGACCTGCGCGACATCGACGCGCTGCTGAACTCGCCGTTGCGGATCGGCCCGAACGGCGAGGCGGTGTTGTTGCGCAACATCGCCACGGTGATCCCGCGCCAGGTGCCGGCCAGCATCGCCCGCACCACCTTGGCGCCGACCATCAGCGTGATCGCCAACGTGCAGGGCACCGACCTGGGCTCGGTCTACGACCGGCTCAGCGCGATCACCGGCGAACTCGATGGCAAGCTCAAGCCCGGCAACCGGATCGAGATCGTCGGCCAGGCCGGCGAAATGCAGAGCGCCTACGGCGAGCTCGCCGCCGGTCTGCTGATGTCGGCGGTGCTGGTGTTCCTGGTGCTGGTGGTCAACTTCCAGTCCTGGATCCAGCCGGCGGTGGCCATGTCCGGCCTACCGATCGCGATCGCCGGCGCCGCCATCGGCCTGTTCGTCACCGGCACGCCGCTGAGCGTGCCGGCGCTGATGGGCGTAATGATGGTGATCGGCGTATCGACCGCGAACTCGGTGCTGGTCACCAGCTTCGCCCGCAGCCTGATCGCCGACGGTCACGACCCCGAACTGGCCGCTTACGAATCCGCTGCGGTGCGCCTGCGCCCGGTGCTGATGACCGCCAGCGCGATGGTGCTCGGCATCGTGCCGATGGCGATCGGCCTGGGCGACGGCGGCGAACAGAACGCGCCGCTCGGCCGCGCGGTGATCGGCGGCCTGCTGTTCGGCACGCCGGCCACTCTGATCCTGGTTCCTTCCATCCTGGCCGTGCTCGGCCGCCGCCGCAAACCGGCCGCGCCGGTCGCGTCCGACGACATCGCCGTGCCCGCCGCCCCCGCAGGAGTCGCCCCATGA
- a CDS encoding AraC family transcriptional regulator — MNANTSAETIAQRGSCAAQAELVDRIARLTQGDGLHPTAVKALQLIRISSPTECSPSVYEPRLCVVAQGRKVVTLSDRTYHYDPLNYLVVSVTLPMIGQVVEATPDKPYLCLRIDVDPEEIARLLVDAGQAPLERGADRSADLGLYAARVNPILMEAVLRLMRLLDTPQDLPVLAPLALREIFYRVLMGDLGHRLRAIAVTDSRSSRIAKAVAVLRRCYLQPLSIEELAEQVHMSTSSLHHQFKAVTTMSPLQFQKQLRLHEARRLMMVNGMEAVTAAHRVGYESPSQFSREYKRLFGAPPRAEVVQARSAPQS, encoded by the coding sequence ATGAACGCCAACACTTCCGCCGAAACCATCGCCCAGCGCGGCAGTTGCGCAGCGCAGGCCGAACTGGTCGACCGGATTGCCCGATTGACGCAAGGCGACGGACTGCATCCGACCGCGGTCAAGGCCTTGCAGCTGATCCGCATCAGCAGCCCCACCGAATGCTCGCCCAGCGTCTACGAGCCGCGCCTGTGCGTGGTTGCGCAGGGCCGCAAGGTGGTAACCCTGTCCGACCGCACCTATCACTACGACCCGCTGAACTACCTGGTGGTGTCGGTGACCCTGCCGATGATCGGCCAGGTGGTCGAGGCGACGCCGGACAAGCCCTATCTGTGCCTGCGCATCGACGTCGATCCGGAAGAGATCGCGCGCCTGCTGGTCGACGCCGGCCAGGCGCCGCTGGAGCGCGGCGCCGACCGTTCCGCCGATCTCGGCCTGTACGCGGCGCGGGTCAATCCGATCCTGATGGAAGCGGTGCTGCGGCTGATGCGCCTGCTCGACACGCCGCAGGACCTGCCGGTGCTGGCGCCGCTGGCGCTGCGCGAGATCTTCTACCGCGTGCTGATGGGCGACCTCGGCCATCGCCTGCGCGCGATCGCGGTCACCGACAGCCGCTCCAGCCGCATCGCCAAGGCGGTGGCGGTGCTGCGCCGCTGCTACCTGCAGCCGCTGAGCATCGAGGAACTGGCCGAGCAGGTGCACATGAGCACCTCCTCGCTGCACCACCAGTTCAAGGCGGTGACCACGATGTCGCCGCTGCAGTTCCAGAAGCAGCTGCGCCTGCACGAGGCGCGCCGGCTGATGATGGTCAACGGCATGGAGGCGGTGACCGCCGCGCACCGGGTCGGCTACGAAAGCCCGTCGCAGTTCTCGCGCGAGTACAAGCGCCTGTTCGGCGCGCCGCCGCGCGCGGAAGTGGTGCAGGCGCGCAGCGCGCCGCAGAGCTGA